A region of Vicia villosa cultivar HV-30 ecotype Madison, WI unplaced genomic scaffold, Vvil1.0 ctg.001676F_1_1, whole genome shotgun sequence DNA encodes the following proteins:
- the LOC131636239 gene encoding uncharacterized protein LOC131636239: MSRPIEPLKEINDSKDLCKIVVRCKHLWTVTSSSNKEHMEMVLVDSKRDMIQAVVPAYLLSKFKSEIETGNSYIMQNFKVGKNDFAFKSTNHTYKLVFCGSTSVKKSEFPDIPHNYLNIIGLNSIVEGRFQSNVLVDLIGGITDITQTQVNGDNSKNKIVFSIVDASKTVVQCTLWGQLAVQLYEYYKNNKQASDIVIMLINARVKEAQGGFPVSVSNTWNGTKLLINDLAIEEVKSLKERLGVDLPLLSSSSVQVEATQNSFYSDYDKFVWKAEIMSLSEITNLQHETTRVTVATLDKFDAGQMGWYYDGCVECTRSVTAKDEKLKCFKEHISPKPVPRYKLDITAVDGSSKAKFVFWDTDCVKLIGKSAIQMKMDLTQSVDYDPLEFPYELDSILKKELAIRVVYQPKNGRLSVIGFKTDEDTSKLRAPEPLSQDDMNSISEPVSASAKNDLTIENSGLTPCKRLINDAVEDNDSVQQSSTKIAKDIKQEK, from the exons ATGTCTCGCCCAATTGAGCCATTGAAAGAGATCAATGATTCAAAAGATTTGTGTAAGATCGTTGTTAGATGCAAACATCTATGGACTGTCacaagttcttcaaacaaagaacacatggagatGGTTTTGGTTGATTCTAAG CGTGATATGATTCAGGCTGTTGTCCCTGCTTATTtgctttcgaaattcaaatctgaAATTGAAACAGGAAACTCTTATATCATGCAAAATTTTAAAGTTGGGAAGAATGATTTTGCTTTTAAGTCGACAAATCATACATACAAATTGGTTTTTTGTGGGTCAACTTCTGTTAAGAAATCAGAATTTCCTGACATCCCTCATAACTACCTTAACATAATTGGTTTGAATTCCATAGTTGAAGGAAGGTTTCAATcaaatgttttggttg atttgattggaggaaTCACTGATATCACTCAAACCCAAGTTAACGGTGACAACAGCAAGAACAAAATAGTTTTTTCAATTGTAGATGCCAGCAAAACAGTTGTACAGTGTACTCTTTGGGGGCAACTTGCAGTTCAGCTATATGAGTATTATAAGAATAATAAGCAAGCCTCTGATATTGTCATTATGCTAATCAATGCAAGGGTTAAAGAGGCTCAAG GAGGATTTCCAGTTAGTGTTTCCAACACATGGAATGGAACGAAATTGTTGATTAATGACCTTGCTATTGAGGAAGTCAAGAGTCTAAAAGAAAG ACTTGGTGTTGATTTGCCTTTGTTATCATCTTCAAGTGTACAAGTTGAGGCAACGCAAAACTCATTTTATTCTGACTATGACAAATTTGTTTGGAAGGCTGAAATAATGAGTCTCTCTGAAATAACAAATCTGCAACAT GAAACAACTCGTGTTACCGTTGCTACCCTCGATAAGTTTGATGCTGGGCAGATGGGATGGTACTATGATGGATGTGTGGAATGCACAAGGAGTGTGACTGCCAAGGATGAAAAGCTGAAGTGTTTTAAGGAGCATATTAGCCCAAAACCTGTGCCACG GTATAAGCTTGATATAACAGCTGTTGACGGAAGTTCGAAGGCAAAGTTCGTCTTTTGGGACACAGACTGCGTGAAGTTGATTGGGAAGTCTGCTATTCAAATGAAGATGGATTTAACACAG TCTGTTGATTACGATCCACTTGAATTCCCTTACGAACTTGACTCCATATTGAAAAAAGAATTGGCAATTAGAGTTGTTTATCAGCCTAAAAATGGGCGACTTTCTGTTATTGGCTTCAAGACTGATGAAGAT ACCTCAAAACTTCGAGCACCAGAACCTCTGTCCCAGGATGACATGAATAGCATTTCT GAACCTGTATCTGCATCTGCCAAAAATGACCTGACCATTGAAAATTCAGGACTCACTCCATGCAAGAGACTTATAAATGATGCAGTAGAAGATAATGATAGTGTACAACAATCATCAACCAAGATTGCCAAAGATATTAAACAGGAGAAATAG
- the LOC131636240 gene encoding uncharacterized protein LOC131636240: MESHDCESKKVAALARRRRKQILSERRLKRSRVGDKELDFEVCFSRNYHPSIDNIRTPLSNITSSVMNQRSQNLNAHPAELLRSSATSRNVSVNKFQNQRQHNAYKLKSNTTTPKVGSCSSSSTCTMDTMSPNLVAATSYQRRKTIIQPNTPRLSRHHAFNSPVSLDTNTPSSGTTSSFADQVFKNFNTHQSGSVVSSRKQLNVGVIQSMAANLFKKFSNIDHYGESSSTSNIHRNTSVNNEANETVEDGTTDESISDSDCEFINANPDYYTASTLDDEETIEPNYTPQNVKDSGGPPNIRIHGQTCHRIGSMLPLDGETPKFAQLYIYDTDNEIHHKMKGIGHNPNVNPETVGKLKRMLDEFNTHAKTFRMAADRLKDSHVPDLKLKLIADRSKDGRVYNQPTVSEVAALIVGDVDTGSKRHIILERQSGKLKRISEFHPSYLALQYPLLFPYGEDGFRIGILHRETKEKKKKNKLTIREWLTFQIQTRPTEAHTLLMSRRLFQQFLVDGFTMMESQRLNYIRKHQKKLRVSKYCNLNGPEQDQNTQGANKGKRVVLPSTYVGSRRYMEQLDFDGMAICSHIGFPDLFITFTCNPMWPEVKRLLHTTRLQPHDHPDIISRVFKIKLDELLFDLTKKHVLGRVVAYIYTVEFQKRGLPHAHILLFMHPQSKYPTPEDINNIISSEIPSKEDDVELYNLVKRHMIHGPCGLANMLSPCMKNAKCSKFFPKTWQPQTVVDQDEYPVYRRRDTGNTVTIKNVVLDNKYVVPHNPYLLKKFQAHINMEWCNQGTSVKYLFKYINKGYDRITAAVLEGDNDSPLAAKNGDEIKQYLDCRYVSPSKACWRIFSFPIHGRSPAVERLYFHLEGDNSVYYTDYELIDEVLEKPSVKESMFTTWMKANKTYPEAKNLTYSNFLTKFVYDKRYR; encoded by the exons ATGGAATCACACGATTGTGAGAGTAAGAAAGTTGCAGCATTGGCAAGAAGAAGGAGGAAACAAATTCTCAGTGAAAGAAGATTGAAAAGAAGTAGAGTTGGTGATAAAGAATTAGATTTTGAAGTTTGTTTCAGTAGGAACTATCATCCATCCATTGACAACATCAGAACCCCACTGTCTAACATTACTTCTTCAGTGATGAATCAAAGGAGTCAAAACTTGAATGCACATCCAGCAGAGCTTCTAAGGTCATCAGCAACAAGTAGAAACGTAAGTGTCAATAAGTTTCAGAATCAAAGGCAACACAATGCTTATAAACTAAAGTCAAATACAACAACACCCAAAGTTGGTTCATGCAGCTCGAGTTCAACATGTACTATGGATACCATGTCCCCTAACCTGGTAGCTGCGACATCATATCAACGAAGAAAGACAATTATTCAACCAAATACACCACGGCTGAGCAGACACCATGCTTTCAATTCTCCTGTCAGCCTCGATACAAACACACCTTCAAGTGGTACAACATCTTCCTTTGCTGATCAAGTCTTCAAAAACTTTAATACACATCAAAGTGGATCAGTCGTTTCATCCAGAAAACAATTGAATGTTGGTGTTATTCAATCTATGGCCGCCAATCTATTCAAAAAATTCTCAAATATTGATCATTACGGTGAGTCTTCATCCACAAGCAATATTCACCGCAACACAAGTGTTAATAACGAAGCAAATGAAACCGTTGAAGATGGAACAACGGATGAATCAATATCTGATAGTGATTGTGAGTTCATAAATGCAAATCCTGACTATTACACAGCATCAactcttgatgatgaagaaaccATAGAACCAAACTATACGCCGCAAAATGTGAAAGATTCTG GAGGACCGCCTAACATAAGGATACATGGACAGACTTGCCATAGAATTGGGAGCATGCTCCCTTTGGATGGAGAAACACCAAAATTTGCACAGCTTTATATTTATGACACTGATAATGAGATTCATCACAAAATGAAAGGAATAGG TCATAATCCTAATGTGAATCCAGAAACGGTTGGAAAATTGAAACGTATGCTTGATGAGTTCAACACACATGCTAAAACATTTAGGATGGCAGCAGATCGACTAAAAGATTCTCATGTACCTgatctaaaactgaaattaatcgCCGATCGATCCAAGGACGGAAGAGTTTATAATCAACCGACAGTTTCCGAAGTTGCCGCACTTATCGTTGGTGATGTTGATACAGGTTCTAAGAGACATATTATACTTGAGAGACAGAGTGGGAAGCTGAAAAGGATAAGTGAGTTTCATCCAAGTTATCTTGCTTTACAATATCCACTTTTGTTTCCATATGGTGAAGATGGTTTTAGAATTGGTATTCTACACAGggaaacaaaagaaaagaagaagaagaataaactTACTATCAGAGAATGGCTTACGTTTCAGATTCAAACCAGACCAACCGAAGCACACACACTTTTGATGTCCAGGAGGCTTTTTCAGCAATTTTTGGTTGATGGTTTCACCATGATGGAATCTCAAAGGTTGAATTACATACGCAAGCACCAGAAAAAACTAAGAGTTTCAAAGTACTGCAATTTGAACGGTCCAGAACAGGATCAAAACACTCAAGGAGCAAACAAGGGTAAGAGGGTTGTTTTACCATCAACTTATGTTGGAAGTCGAAGATACATGGAACAATTGGATTTTGATGGAATGGCTATTTGTAGCCATATTGGTTTTCCTGACCTTTTTATCACATTTACATGCAATCCAATGTGGCCCGAAGTCAAAAGACTGCTTCACACAACGAGGTTGCAGCCCCATGATCATCCCGACATTATATCAAGAGTTTTTAAAATTAAGTTGGATGAGTTGTTGTTTGATTTGACTAAGAAGCATGTCTTAGGGAGAGTGGTTGCAT ATATATACACTGTTGAGTTTCAAAAGAGAGGTTTACCACATGCTCATATTTTGCTATTCATGCATCCGCAAAGCAAGTATCCCACTCCCGAGGACATAAACAACATCATTTCATCAGAGATACCATCAAAAGAAGATGATGTGGAATTGTATAATCTGGTGAAGAGACATATGATTCACGGTCCGTGTGGTTTGGCAAACATGCTGTCACCTTGCATGAAAAACGCAAAATGCTCTAAATTCTTTCCAAAAACATGGCAGCCTCAGACTGTAGTTGATCAGGATGAATATCCTGTGTACCGAAGGAGGGATACTGGAAACACTGTTACGATAAAAAACGTTGTTCTTGATAACAAATATGTTGTTCCTCACAATCCATATCTGTTGAAGAAATTTCAAGCTCACATTAATATGGAATGGTGTAATCAGGGTACTTCGGTTAAGtacttatttaaatatataaacaagGGGTATGACAGGATTACCGCTGCTGTCTTAGAAGGAGACAACGACAGTCCTTTGGCCGCTAAAAATGGCGATGAAATCAAGCAGTATCTTGATTGTAGATATGTCTCACCAAGCAAAGCATGTTGGAGAATATTTTCTTTTCCCATTCATGGAAGGTCTCCTGCAGTAGAAAGATTATATTTTCATCTCGAGGGCGATAATTCGGTATATTATACCGATTACGAACTGATAGATGAAGTCCTTGAAAAACCAAGTGTGAAGGAATCAATGTTTACCACTTGGATGAAAGCAAACAAAACATATCCAGAGGCCAAAAATCTGACCTACTCAAATTTCCTTACTAAGTTTGTTTATGATAAAAGATACCGATGA